GCGATTATATCAACCTTAAAGGTAAATGTCGGATTATCATGGGTAGGGGTGATCGTCGGTGAATTTTTAGTATCCGCGAAAGGACTTGGCTATATGATTATATACGGATTCCAAGTATTCGACTTTACCCTTGTCCTACTATCCCTTCTCATCATCGCCATCTGCGCAACCGTAATGTACCAACTCGTTGCAATCATTGAAAAACTATTGATACGCAATGACTCAAATTAATAAAACCCTTTTTCCTTTAAATAACGCAATGTCGTCGGAACCACATCATCTTTCATTATAAAACTATACTGTTCCTTCTGTAATTCGAAAGGCAATGTCTCTTTTGACACATAAACAGGGCCATCTGTTTCCAAATAATCATCCTTCTTATCTAATTCAGAAATCTTCGCGAAAAAGATGGCCTTTACAAATGTTTTTTTAGGATCCTTCACATAATAATCGCCAATATGAACCAATTCCTCCACTTTCCCGCCCGTTTCTTCATATACTTCACGAATGGCGGCTTC
This DNA window, taken from Oikeobacillus pervagus, encodes the following:
- the ytkD gene encoding RNA deprotection pyrophosphohydrolase, whose product is MKYFTDMNGNEVILSFEPNHFQLPQKHVFVFSQYQHDWLLTHHSIRGLEFPGGKVEKNETIKEAAIREVYEETGGKVEELVHIGDYYVKDPKKTFVKAIFFAKISELDKKDDYLETDGPVYVSKETLPFELQKEQYSFIMKDDVVPTTLRYLKEKGFY